The following are encoded together in the Chlorocebus sabaeus isolate Y175 chromosome 20, mChlSab1.0.hap1, whole genome shotgun sequence genome:
- the ALPL gene encoding alkaline phosphatase, tissue-nonspecific isozyme isoform X1: MISPFLVLAIGTCLTNSLVPEKEKDPKYWRDQAQETLKYALELQKLNTNVAKNVIMFLGDGMGVSTVTATRILKGQLHHNPGEETRLEMDKFPFVALSKTYNTNAQVPDSAGTATAYLCGVKANEGTVGVSAATERSRCNTTQGNEVTSILRWAKDAGKSVGIVTTTRVNHATPSAAYAHSADRDWYSDNEMPPEALSQGCKDIAYQLVHNIRDIDVIMGGGRKYMYPKNKTDVEYEIDEKARGTRLDGLDLVNIWKSFKPRHKHSHFIWNRTELLTLDPHNVDYLLGLFEPGDMEYELNRNNVTDPSLSEMVVVAIQILRKNPKGFFLLVEGGRIDHGHHEGKAKQALHEAVEMDRAIGQAGSMTSLEDTLTVVTADHSHVFTFGGYTPRGNSIFGLAPMLSDTDKKPFTAILYGNGPGYKVVGGERENVSMVDYAHNNYQAQSAVPLRHETHGGEDVAVFSKGPMAHLLHGVHEQNYIPHVMAYAACIGANLDHCAPASSAGSLAAGPLLLPLALFPLSILF; this comes from the exons atgatttcaccattcttagTACTGGCCATTGGCACCTGCCTTACCAACTCCTTAGTGCCAG agaaagagaaagaccccAAGTACTGGCGAGACCAAGCACAAGAGACACTGAAATACGCCCTGGAGCTTCAGAAGCTCAACACCAACGTGGCTAAGAATGTCATCATGTTCCTGGGAGATG GGATGGGCGTCTCCACAGTGACGGCCACCCGCATCCTCAAGGGTCAGCTCCACCACAACCCTGGGGAGGAGACCAGGCTGGAGATGGACAAGTTCCCCTTCGTGGCCCTCTCCAAG ACGTACAACACCAATGCCCAGGTCCCTGACAGCGCCGGCACCGCCACCGCCTACCTGTGTGGGGTGAAGGCCAACGAGGGCACCGTGGGGGTAAGCGCAGCCACCGAGCGTTCTCGGTGCAACACCACCCAGGGGAACGAGGTCACCTCCATCCTGCGCTGGGCCAAGGACGCTG GGAAATCTGTGGGCATCGTGACCACCACGAGAGTGAACCACGCCACCCCCAGCGCTGCCTATGCCCACTCAGCTGACCGGGACTGGTACTCAGACAACGAGATGCCCCCTGAGGCCTTGAGCCAGGGCTGCAAGGACATCGCCTACCAGCTCGTGCATAACATCAGGGATATTGAC GTGATCATGGGGGGTGGCCGGAAATACATGTACCCCAAGAATAAAACTGATGTGGAGTATGAGATTGACGAGAAAGCCAGGGGCACGAGGCTGGACGGCCTGGACCTCGTTAACATCTGGAAGAGCTTCAAACCGAGACACAAG CACTCCCACTTCATCTGGAACCGCACGGAACTCCTGACCCTTGACCCCCACAATGTGGACTACCTATTGG GTCTCTTTGAGCCGGGGGACATGGAGTACGAGCTGAACAGGAACAATGTGACGGACCCGTCACTCTccgagatggtggtggtggccatcCAGATCCTGCGGAAGAACCCCAAAGGCTTCTTCTTGCTGGTGGAAG GAGGCAGGATCGACCACGGGCACCATGAAGGCAAAGCCAAGCAGGCCCTGCACGAGGCGGTAGAGATGGACCGGGCTATCGGGCAGGCAGGCAGCATGACCTCCTTGGAAGACACTCTGACCGTGGTCACCGCGGACCATTCCCACGTCTTCACCTTTGGTGGATACACCCCCCGTGGCAACTCTATCTTTG GTCTGGCCCCCATGCTGAGTGACACAGACAAGAAGCCCTTCACTGCCATCCTGTACGGCAATGGGCCTGGCTACAAGGTGGTGGGCGGTGAACGAGAGAATGTCTCCATGGTGGACTATG CTCACAACAACTACCAAGCGCAGTCTGCTGTGCCCCTGCGCCACGAGACCCATGGCGGGGAGGATGTGGCCGTCTTCTCCAAGGGCCCCATGGCACACCTGCTGCACGGCGTCCATGAGCAGAACTACATCCCCCACGTGATGGCGTACGCAGCCTGCATCGGGGCCAACCTCGACCACTGTGCCCCTGCCAGCTCGGCAGGCAGCCTTGCTGCAGGCCCCCTGCTGCTCCCACTGGCCCTCTTCCCCCTGAGCATCCTGTTCTGA
- the ALPL gene encoding alkaline phosphatase, tissue-nonspecific isozyme isoform X3 translates to MSSCSWEMGQLHHNPGEETRLEMDKFPFVALSKTYNTNAQVPDSAGTATAYLCGVKANEGTVGVSAATERSRCNTTQGNEVTSILRWAKDAGKSVGIVTTTRVNHATPSAAYAHSADRDWYSDNEMPPEALSQGCKDIAYQLVHNIRDIDVIMGGGRKYMYPKNKTDVEYEIDEKARGTRLDGLDLVNIWKSFKPRHKHSHFIWNRTELLTLDPHNVDYLLGLFEPGDMEYELNRNNVTDPSLSEMVVVAIQILRKNPKGFFLLVEGGRIDHGHHEGKAKQALHEAVEMDRAIGQAGSMTSLEDTLTVVTADHSHVFTFGGYTPRGNSIFGLAPMLSDTDKKPFTAILYGNGPGYKVVGGERENVSMVDYAHNNYQAQSAVPLRHETHGGEDVAVFSKGPMAHLLHGVHEQNYIPHVMAYAACIGANLDHCAPASSAGSLAAGPLLLPLALFPLSILF, encoded by the exons ATGTCATCATGTTCCTGGGAGATG GGTCAGCTCCACCACAACCCTGGGGAGGAGACCAGGCTGGAGATGGACAAGTTCCCCTTCGTGGCCCTCTCCAAG ACGTACAACACCAATGCCCAGGTCCCTGACAGCGCCGGCACCGCCACCGCCTACCTGTGTGGGGTGAAGGCCAACGAGGGCACCGTGGGGGTAAGCGCAGCCACCGAGCGTTCTCGGTGCAACACCACCCAGGGGAACGAGGTCACCTCCATCCTGCGCTGGGCCAAGGACGCTG GGAAATCTGTGGGCATCGTGACCACCACGAGAGTGAACCACGCCACCCCCAGCGCTGCCTATGCCCACTCAGCTGACCGGGACTGGTACTCAGACAACGAGATGCCCCCTGAGGCCTTGAGCCAGGGCTGCAAGGACATCGCCTACCAGCTCGTGCATAACATCAGGGATATTGAC GTGATCATGGGGGGTGGCCGGAAATACATGTACCCCAAGAATAAAACTGATGTGGAGTATGAGATTGACGAGAAAGCCAGGGGCACGAGGCTGGACGGCCTGGACCTCGTTAACATCTGGAAGAGCTTCAAACCGAGACACAAG CACTCCCACTTCATCTGGAACCGCACGGAACTCCTGACCCTTGACCCCCACAATGTGGACTACCTATTGG GTCTCTTTGAGCCGGGGGACATGGAGTACGAGCTGAACAGGAACAATGTGACGGACCCGTCACTCTccgagatggtggtggtggccatcCAGATCCTGCGGAAGAACCCCAAAGGCTTCTTCTTGCTGGTGGAAG GAGGCAGGATCGACCACGGGCACCATGAAGGCAAAGCCAAGCAGGCCCTGCACGAGGCGGTAGAGATGGACCGGGCTATCGGGCAGGCAGGCAGCATGACCTCCTTGGAAGACACTCTGACCGTGGTCACCGCGGACCATTCCCACGTCTTCACCTTTGGTGGATACACCCCCCGTGGCAACTCTATCTTTG GTCTGGCCCCCATGCTGAGTGACACAGACAAGAAGCCCTTCACTGCCATCCTGTACGGCAATGGGCCTGGCTACAAGGTGGTGGGCGGTGAACGAGAGAATGTCTCCATGGTGGACTATG CTCACAACAACTACCAAGCGCAGTCTGCTGTGCCCCTGCGCCACGAGACCCATGGCGGGGAGGATGTGGCCGTCTTCTCCAAGGGCCCCATGGCACACCTGCTGCACGGCGTCCATGAGCAGAACTACATCCCCCACGTGATGGCGTACGCAGCCTGCATCGGGGCCAACCTCGACCACTGTGCCCCTGCCAGCTCGGCAGGCAGCCTTGCTGCAGGCCCCCTGCTGCTCCCACTGGCCCTCTTCCCCCTGAGCATCCTGTTCTGA
- the ALPL gene encoding alkaline phosphatase, tissue-nonspecific isozyme isoform X2 produces the protein MFLGDGMGVSTVTATRILKGQLHHNPGEETRLEMDKFPFVALSKTYNTNAQVPDSAGTATAYLCGVKANEGTVGVSAATERSRCNTTQGNEVTSILRWAKDAGKSVGIVTTTRVNHATPSAAYAHSADRDWYSDNEMPPEALSQGCKDIAYQLVHNIRDIDVIMGGGRKYMYPKNKTDVEYEIDEKARGTRLDGLDLVNIWKSFKPRHKHSHFIWNRTELLTLDPHNVDYLLGLFEPGDMEYELNRNNVTDPSLSEMVVVAIQILRKNPKGFFLLVEGGRIDHGHHEGKAKQALHEAVEMDRAIGQAGSMTSLEDTLTVVTADHSHVFTFGGYTPRGNSIFGLAPMLSDTDKKPFTAILYGNGPGYKVVGGERENVSMVDYAHNNYQAQSAVPLRHETHGGEDVAVFSKGPMAHLLHGVHEQNYIPHVMAYAACIGANLDHCAPASSAGSLAAGPLLLPLALFPLSILF, from the exons ATGTTCCTGGGAGATG GGATGGGCGTCTCCACAGTGACGGCCACCCGCATCCTCAAGGGTCAGCTCCACCACAACCCTGGGGAGGAGACCAGGCTGGAGATGGACAAGTTCCCCTTCGTGGCCCTCTCCAAG ACGTACAACACCAATGCCCAGGTCCCTGACAGCGCCGGCACCGCCACCGCCTACCTGTGTGGGGTGAAGGCCAACGAGGGCACCGTGGGGGTAAGCGCAGCCACCGAGCGTTCTCGGTGCAACACCACCCAGGGGAACGAGGTCACCTCCATCCTGCGCTGGGCCAAGGACGCTG GGAAATCTGTGGGCATCGTGACCACCACGAGAGTGAACCACGCCACCCCCAGCGCTGCCTATGCCCACTCAGCTGACCGGGACTGGTACTCAGACAACGAGATGCCCCCTGAGGCCTTGAGCCAGGGCTGCAAGGACATCGCCTACCAGCTCGTGCATAACATCAGGGATATTGAC GTGATCATGGGGGGTGGCCGGAAATACATGTACCCCAAGAATAAAACTGATGTGGAGTATGAGATTGACGAGAAAGCCAGGGGCACGAGGCTGGACGGCCTGGACCTCGTTAACATCTGGAAGAGCTTCAAACCGAGACACAAG CACTCCCACTTCATCTGGAACCGCACGGAACTCCTGACCCTTGACCCCCACAATGTGGACTACCTATTGG GTCTCTTTGAGCCGGGGGACATGGAGTACGAGCTGAACAGGAACAATGTGACGGACCCGTCACTCTccgagatggtggtggtggccatcCAGATCCTGCGGAAGAACCCCAAAGGCTTCTTCTTGCTGGTGGAAG GAGGCAGGATCGACCACGGGCACCATGAAGGCAAAGCCAAGCAGGCCCTGCACGAGGCGGTAGAGATGGACCGGGCTATCGGGCAGGCAGGCAGCATGACCTCCTTGGAAGACACTCTGACCGTGGTCACCGCGGACCATTCCCACGTCTTCACCTTTGGTGGATACACCCCCCGTGGCAACTCTATCTTTG GTCTGGCCCCCATGCTGAGTGACACAGACAAGAAGCCCTTCACTGCCATCCTGTACGGCAATGGGCCTGGCTACAAGGTGGTGGGCGGTGAACGAGAGAATGTCTCCATGGTGGACTATG CTCACAACAACTACCAAGCGCAGTCTGCTGTGCCCCTGCGCCACGAGACCCATGGCGGGGAGGATGTGGCCGTCTTCTCCAAGGGCCCCATGGCACACCTGCTGCACGGCGTCCATGAGCAGAACTACATCCCCCACGTGATGGCGTACGCAGCCTGCATCGGGGCCAACCTCGACCACTGTGCCCCTGCCAGCTCGGCAGGCAGCCTTGCTGCAGGCCCCCTGCTGCTCCCACTGGCCCTCTTCCCCCTGAGCATCCTGTTCTGA